A genomic region of Coraliomargarita sinensis contains the following coding sequences:
- a CDS encoding phospholipase D-like domain-containing protein: MKVILLLLIGAVLGISLLPYLLFRQKEMPPGTNLASPAYSFDSAELLIDRTAWDEQTEQYLREHQIFDTILKEVQAAETFIIADFFLWNPWKGAIEAGGSLRPLAEELATALIEKRIQNPDMPILVITDPINRIYGELAPDFYQRIADAGIPIVFTALDQLPDSSRLYAPQAWFWSRFLPSEKKDDARWVPNPFNPEGKKLTLAQLGRLLYFKANHRKVLVTGRSGGETRLLVPSFNPADGSANHSNIGVLVDGPVARFAAESELEVAAWSGAEADHIQGGLTMKAAEAISGIQNYLSVMPGPDFARLGEPAVAYRSEGAIRDEIILQLQKAVAGTRIDIGMFYFSDRKVIQALKSAIKRGAKLRVLLDANRDAFGREKNGIPNRIIAAELMELTEDHELQVRWAATHGEQFHSKVLRISGPQQEVLFLGSANWTRRNIGNLNLESNLLLTNVATANQSFDAYFESVWGNERGYAESLPYEDLAESGFSLTWKKWLYRFQEWSGASTF, from the coding sequence ATGAAGGTTATCTTGTTGCTTCTGATCGGTGCAGTGTTGGGCATTTCTCTGCTGCCGTATCTACTGTTCCGGCAAAAAGAGATGCCGCCGGGCACGAATCTGGCCAGTCCCGCATATTCTTTTGACTCGGCCGAGCTCTTGATCGACCGCACGGCGTGGGATGAGCAAACCGAGCAATACCTTCGGGAGCATCAGATTTTTGATACGATTCTGAAGGAGGTTCAAGCGGCTGAGACCTTCATTATCGCCGACTTCTTTTTGTGGAATCCCTGGAAGGGCGCAATTGAGGCTGGGGGCAGTCTTCGTCCTCTGGCCGAGGAACTGGCCACCGCACTGATCGAAAAGCGTATCCAAAATCCGGATATGCCGATACTCGTCATTACCGATCCGATTAACCGGATCTACGGTGAACTTGCGCCCGACTTTTACCAGCGAATTGCCGATGCCGGTATCCCGATTGTTTTTACGGCACTGGACCAACTGCCCGATTCAAGTCGGCTGTACGCGCCGCAGGCCTGGTTTTGGTCCCGCTTTCTGCCATCCGAGAAAAAGGACGACGCTCGTTGGGTGCCGAATCCCTTTAATCCCGAGGGGAAGAAGCTGACTCTCGCCCAGCTCGGACGCTTGCTCTATTTTAAGGCCAACCATCGCAAAGTGCTCGTAACAGGGCGCAGTGGCGGCGAGACACGCCTCTTGGTGCCGAGCTTTAATCCAGCCGATGGCAGCGCGAACCATTCCAATATAGGTGTGCTTGTCGACGGGCCGGTTGCCCGCTTTGCCGCCGAGTCCGAACTCGAGGTGGCCGCTTGGTCCGGAGCCGAGGCGGATCATATTCAGGGCGGTCTCACGATGAAAGCAGCTGAAGCCATTTCCGGCATACAGAATTATCTTAGTGTGATGCCTGGTCCGGACTTTGCCCGGCTTGGAGAACCTGCCGTCGCATATCGTAGTGAAGGCGCCATACGGGATGAAATTATTCTCCAGCTTCAAAAGGCAGTTGCCGGCACACGTATCGATATCGGCATGTTCTATTTTTCCGATCGCAAGGTCATCCAAGCGCTCAAGAGTGCGATCAAACGTGGCGCGAAGCTAAGGGTTTTGCTCGATGCCAATCGTGACGCCTTCGGTCGGGAAAAGAACGGAATTCCCAACCGTATTATTGCCGCTGAGCTCATGGAGCTGACCGAGGATCACGAGCTACAGGTTCGCTGGGCCGCCACTCATGGCGAGCAGTTCCACAGTAAAGTTCTGCGTATCAGCGGCCCACAGCAGGAGGTCCTTTTCCTCGGGTCGGCCAACTGGACGCGGCGCAACATCGGCAACCTCAACCTGGAGTCGAATCTGCTCCTGACTAATGTAGCGACAGCCAATCAAAGCTTCGATGCATACTTCGAATCGGTCTGGGGCAATGAACGTGGTTACGCAGAAAGCCTGCCTTACGAGGATCTGGCGGAAAGCGGTTTTTCGCTGACCTGGAAAAAATGGCTCTACCGTTTCCAGGAGTGGAGCGGGGCGTCGACCTTCTAG
- a CDS encoding ribonuclease III domain-containing protein, whose product MIEDEKRTKAWIGDAVLALFARGWILKAPQIKKEDRHDAFIRMTSNKFLSAIGEPTAMEAEIGVIYESDGLQAAFDHIEETFVPLFKKQLAKRRQPGSYRRKG is encoded by the coding sequence ATGATCGAAGACGAAAAACGCACCAAGGCCTGGATCGGCGACGCCGTGCTGGCACTCTTCGCCCGTGGGTGGATCCTCAAGGCCCCGCAAATCAAAAAGGAGGACCGTCACGACGCCTTCATTCGGATGACCTCGAACAAGTTTCTCTCCGCCATCGGGGAACCCACGGCAATGGAAGCGGAGATCGGAGTGATCTATGAGAGCGACGGCCTACAGGCCGCCTTTGACCACATCGAGGAAACCTTCGTGCCACTCTTCAAAAAGCAGCTGGCCAAGCGACGCCAACCTGGCAGCTACCGGAGAAAAGGCTAG
- the polA gene encoding DNA polymerase I: protein MKTLYLLDGMALAYRAHFALIRSPIYTSKGFNTSAIFGFTGTLIELMINRQPSHMAVVFDTDAPTERHELHKEYKANREDMPEDLSAALPHLDRIAEAFGIPVLKKDGYEADDIIGTLAHRAEADGFEEIFMVTPDKDFGQLVTEKIKMYRPSRKGDAAEIWGIKEICEKWGIERVEQVIDMLGLCGDVSDNIPGVPGIGPKTAEKLLAKYDTVEGLLDHVDELKGKQQEKVRDNAEQALLSKKLATIQLDVPVEASWDDLQLDEPDKEKLVPIFTEFEFRTLGKRIFGNDFSVQEAAQDLVLKSEDDEKAAAKDDGGQLDLIPEMPFKKLSDFETDYRVVRDTEGLDELVQALRDAGEFAFDTETTALNPRSADLVGLSFSTKAHSGWWVPTSKDALAALRPVFADPSLTKIGHNLKFDLAVLAEQDCPVNGACYDTMLAHALIDPEQRHNLDVLAEDILQYSTIRFSELFPEAKKGEALDYSGVEPQALANYAIEDADIALQLLEGFKPRLDEVGQAKVFFEIETPLLPVLVAMEREGIRMCEQTLKDTGLSIQDHIIALQDSVYEAAGREFNLNSPKQLGEVLFDELKLVEKPKKTRTGQYATNEQVLSTLAPKHQIVADLLEYRQLSKLRSTYIDALPNSVDPKTGRVHTHYGQVQTATGRLSSNDPNLQNIPVRSERGREIRKAFVPREGWKLLAADYSQIELRILAALTGDEGLLTAFKEKRDIHTATAAKIFDVALDAVTRDQRSTAKMVNFGIPYGISAFGLSQRLGGAVSRTEAQDIIDQYFKQFPGIPSYMEAQKKKAKKQGYVETVCGRRRSLRDINSSNGTIRAAAERNAINMPIQGTAADMIKLAMVRIQKSMTEAQLKSRMLLQVHDELVFDMHPDEETQLRELVTEGMVGALELDCPIEIEIGIGDNWLEAH from the coding sequence ATGAAGACTCTTTACCTTCTCGACGGCATGGCGCTGGCCTACCGTGCCCACTTTGCCCTCATTCGCAGCCCCATTTATACGTCCAAGGGCTTCAACACATCGGCCATTTTCGGCTTCACCGGGACCCTGATTGAGCTGATGATCAACCGTCAGCCCAGCCACATGGCGGTGGTCTTCGATACCGACGCGCCCACCGAGCGGCACGAACTACACAAGGAATACAAGGCCAACCGGGAAGACATGCCGGAAGACCTCTCGGCGGCGCTACCCCACCTGGACCGAATCGCAGAAGCTTTCGGTATTCCCGTTTTAAAGAAGGATGGCTACGAAGCGGACGACATTATCGGCACCCTCGCCCACCGGGCCGAAGCCGACGGCTTCGAAGAAATTTTCATGGTCACCCCGGACAAGGACTTCGGCCAACTGGTGACCGAAAAAATCAAAATGTATCGCCCTTCGAGGAAAGGCGACGCCGCTGAAATTTGGGGCATCAAGGAAATCTGCGAGAAGTGGGGCATCGAACGTGTCGAACAGGTTATCGATATGCTCGGGCTCTGCGGCGACGTCTCCGACAACATTCCAGGGGTGCCGGGGATCGGCCCGAAGACCGCGGAAAAGCTGCTGGCGAAATATGACACCGTCGAAGGCCTGCTCGACCACGTGGATGAACTCAAGGGGAAGCAACAGGAGAAAGTACGCGATAACGCCGAACAGGCCTTGCTCTCCAAGAAGCTCGCCACCATTCAGCTCGACGTGCCGGTGGAAGCTTCCTGGGACGACCTGCAACTCGATGAACCAGACAAGGAGAAGCTGGTGCCGATCTTTACCGAGTTCGAGTTCCGCACTCTGGGGAAACGCATCTTCGGCAATGATTTTTCTGTCCAGGAAGCAGCCCAGGACCTCGTGTTGAAGAGCGAGGACGACGAGAAGGCCGCTGCAAAGGATGACGGCGGCCAGCTCGACCTGATTCCGGAGATGCCGTTCAAGAAACTGTCCGACTTTGAGACAGATTATCGCGTGGTACGGGATACTGAGGGATTGGATGAACTTGTGCAGGCTCTCCGGGACGCCGGTGAATTTGCTTTTGACACCGAGACCACTGCGCTGAACCCCCGCAGCGCCGATCTTGTCGGCCTGTCCTTTTCCACCAAGGCCCACAGCGGCTGGTGGGTGCCCACCTCGAAAGATGCGCTGGCGGCACTCCGCCCCGTCTTCGCCGACCCCTCGTTGACCAAGATCGGGCATAACCTGAAATTCGACCTCGCGGTACTGGCCGAGCAGGACTGCCCGGTCAATGGCGCCTGCTACGACACCATGCTGGCCCACGCGCTGATTGACCCGGAGCAGCGCCACAATCTCGACGTATTGGCGGAAGACATCCTCCAGTATTCCACTATCCGGTTTTCCGAACTCTTCCCCGAGGCGAAAAAAGGCGAGGCCCTCGACTACTCCGGCGTCGAGCCGCAGGCCCTGGCCAACTATGCCATCGAAGATGCCGACATCGCCCTGCAACTCTTGGAAGGTTTCAAGCCCCGGCTCGACGAAGTGGGCCAGGCCAAAGTCTTTTTTGAAATCGAAACGCCGCTCCTTCCCGTACTGGTCGCGATGGAGCGCGAGGGCATCCGCATGTGCGAACAGACGCTCAAAGATACCGGGCTTTCGATTCAAGACCACATCATCGCACTCCAGGACAGCGTCTACGAGGCGGCCGGACGTGAATTCAACCTCAACTCGCCCAAGCAGCTGGGGGAAGTCCTGTTTGATGAACTTAAACTGGTGGAGAAGCCGAAGAAAACCAGAACCGGGCAATACGCGACCAACGAACAGGTCCTCTCCACACTCGCTCCCAAGCACCAGATCGTAGCCGACCTCTTGGAGTACCGCCAACTCAGCAAACTGCGGAGTACCTACATCGACGCGCTCCCCAACAGCGTCGACCCGAAGACCGGCCGCGTCCACACGCACTACGGTCAGGTCCAGACCGCTACCGGCCGACTCTCCTCGAACGACCCCAACCTGCAGAACATCCCCGTGCGCAGCGAGCGCGGCCGTGAGATCCGCAAGGCCTTCGTCCCCAGGGAAGGCTGGAAACTACTGGCCGCCGACTACTCGCAAATCGAGTTGCGCATTCTCGCCGCCCTGACCGGCGACGAAGGCCTGCTCACCGCCTTCAAGGAAAAGCGCGATATTCACACCGCTACGGCTGCCAAAATTTTCGACGTCGCCTTGGACGCCGTCACCCGCGACCAGCGCAGCACCGCCAAGATGGTCAACTTCGGCATCCCTTACGGCATCTCCGCCTTCGGCCTCTCCCAGCGACTCGGCGGCGCCGTCAGCCGCACCGAGGCCCAGGACATCATCGACCAGTATTTCAAGCAGTTCCCCGGCATCCCCAGCTACATGGAAGCGCAAAAAAAGAAAGCGAAAAAGCAGGGCTACGTCGAAACCGTCTGCGGGCGCCGCCGCAGCCTGCGGGATATCAACTCCAGCAACGGCACCATCCGGGCCGCCGCCGAGCGCAACGCCATCAACATGCCCATCCAGGGTACGGCCGCCGACATGATCAAGCTCGCCATGGTACGTATCCAAAAATCCATGACAGAGGCTCAATTAAAAAGCCGTATGCTCCTGCAGGTGCATGACGAACTCGTCTTCGACATGCACCCGGACGAAGAAACCCAGCTCAGGGAACTCGTCACCGAAGGCATGGTGGGCGCGCTTGAGCTCGACTGCCCGATCGAAATCGAAATCGGGATCGGAGACAACTGGCTGGAGGCACACTAA
- a CDS encoding CCA tRNA nucleotidyltransferase has protein sequence MNILEQIAPDQRGSALKVAELIQSHGGRAHLVGGCVRDALLGIQAKDIDMEVYGLAVDAVEAALKPYFRLDTVGRSFGVLILKGEGIDLALPRRESKTGPRHTDFKVEGDPDMSPEEAASRRDFTINAICCDPLTGEIIDPFDGVADLKTRTLRHVSAAFSEDPLRVLRGMQFVARFQLKADSGTVELCRELNPADLPAERLWEEWKKLILKGQSLSAGLNFLKDCDWLQHFPELDALVGCEQDPKWHPEGDVWVHTLHCLDAYAAERIGDEWEDLVVGLAVLCHDFGKPDTSYTDDTGRIRSPRHDVEGVPVAKAFLERLTRQKKIFEEVLPLVEQHMRPLALYRDGAGDSAVRRLAARVKRVDRLVRVAHADKSGRPPIQPDSFPEGKWLLEKSKQLAIQDNAPKPILLGRHLIELDIKPGPHFGKILDRAYEAQLDGAFDNEDSGRAYLRKLVREIL, from the coding sequence TTGAACATCCTCGAACAGATCGCACCCGACCAAAGAGGCAGCGCATTAAAGGTAGCTGAACTCATACAATCCCACGGAGGCAGAGCCCATTTGGTCGGAGGTTGCGTGCGTGATGCCTTGCTTGGCATTCAGGCCAAGGATATTGACATGGAAGTTTATGGGCTGGCGGTCGACGCGGTCGAAGCAGCCCTCAAACCATACTTTCGTCTGGATACGGTCGGTCGATCATTTGGCGTGCTCATTCTCAAGGGCGAGGGAATCGATCTGGCCCTTCCCCGGCGCGAATCCAAAACCGGGCCGAGGCACACCGACTTCAAAGTTGAAGGCGATCCCGACATGTCGCCGGAAGAAGCCGCCTCACGTCGCGACTTCACCATCAACGCGATCTGCTGTGACCCATTGACCGGGGAGATCATTGATCCTTTTGATGGTGTGGCCGATCTTAAAACACGGACGCTTCGCCACGTTTCCGCCGCTTTTAGTGAAGATCCGCTCCGCGTACTGCGCGGCATGCAATTCGTAGCACGCTTTCAGTTAAAGGCAGACTCCGGGACCGTCGAGCTCTGCCGCGAACTCAACCCGGCCGACCTGCCTGCTGAACGTCTCTGGGAAGAATGGAAAAAGCTCATCCTCAAGGGCCAATCGCTCTCGGCAGGCCTGAATTTTCTGAAGGATTGCGACTGGCTCCAGCACTTCCCCGAACTGGACGCACTCGTCGGCTGCGAACAGGATCCGAAGTGGCACCCGGAAGGCGACGTCTGGGTCCACACCCTGCACTGCCTCGATGCCTATGCGGCCGAAAGAATCGGCGACGAGTGGGAAGACCTCGTTGTCGGGCTCGCCGTACTCTGCCACGACTTCGGCAAGCCCGACACCAGCTACACCGATGATACCGGTCGCATCCGCAGCCCCCGTCATGACGTGGAAGGTGTACCCGTGGCCAAAGCATTCCTCGAACGCCTCACCCGCCAAAAGAAAATCTTTGAAGAGGTCCTCCCCCTGGTCGAACAACACATGCGTCCACTCGCCCTCTACCGTGACGGCGCGGGCGACTCGGCGGTGCGCCGTCTGGCGGCACGGGTGAAACGGGTCGACCGCCTCGTACGCGTGGCCCATGCCGACAAGAGCGGGCGGCCTCCGATCCAACCCGATAGTTTCCCCGAAGGGAAATGGCTGTTGGAGAAGTCAAAACAACTCGCCATTCAGGACAACGCGCCAAAGCCCATTCTCCTCGGCCGCCACCTCATCGAGCTCGACATCAAACCCGGCCCCCACTTCGGCAAAATCCTCGACCGCGCTTACGAAGCCCAGCTCGACGGCGCGTTTGACAATGAGGATTCCGGACGCGCTTACCTCCGAAAGTTGGTCAGAGAGATACTTTAA
- a CDS encoding NAD(+)/NADH kinase, protein MKAIETITFAVNSTKPGALEAARFLADLAEREGVKTKSSTDYPLPPDALEGQDLCIAIGGDGTLLGVLDAALNSGAAVLGVNLGKLGFLATYTQEEAGKRLSALIKGNYSIADRSVLECTTSQGESVYGLNDVVLKETEGRGLIRLQVSSNGNPVSEYHCDGLIFATPTGSTAYNLSAGGPIIGPRVSAIAMTPICPHTLGNRSVIFDNSSEITVVSGDSETCPRITVDGRVRFEPNGNFPIKITVAEKVFRLMQNPDHSHFAIVRGKLDWGDPAIR, encoded by the coding sequence ATGAAAGCCATTGAAACCATCACCTTTGCCGTCAATTCGACGAAACCCGGCGCGCTGGAAGCGGCCCGTTTTCTGGCCGACTTGGCTGAGCGTGAGGGAGTTAAAACAAAGTCCTCCACGGATTACCCTCTGCCTCCGGACGCGCTTGAGGGGCAAGACCTCTGCATTGCTATCGGTGGTGACGGCACGCTGCTGGGCGTGCTCGACGCCGCGCTGAATTCCGGTGCCGCCGTACTGGGGGTGAATCTGGGCAAACTCGGATTTCTCGCGACCTACACCCAGGAAGAAGCGGGCAAGCGCCTGTCTGCCCTGATCAAAGGCAACTACAGCATCGCCGATCGCTCGGTACTGGAATGCACCACCAGCCAGGGTGAGTCTGTCTACGGTTTGAATGATGTCGTGTTGAAGGAGACCGAAGGCCGGGGCCTCATCCGTTTGCAAGTTTCCTCGAACGGCAACCCGGTTTCCGAATACCACTGCGACGGGCTTATCTTTGCCACACCGACGGGCTCGACGGCCTACAACCTTTCCGCCGGCGGACCGATCATAGGACCGCGCGTCAGCGCCATCGCCATGACGCCGATCTGCCCGCACACCCTGGGCAACCGCTCCGTCATCTTTGACAACTCATCCGAAATCACCGTGGTCAGTGGCGACAGCGAAACCTGCCCCAGAATAACCGTCGACGGGCGCGTGCGCTTCGAACCAAACGGCAATTTCCCCATCAAGATCACCGTCGCGGAAAAGGTGTTCCGTCTCATGCAGAATCCCGACCATTCGCACTTCGCCATCGTTCGCGGCAAACTCGACTGGGGTGACCCGGCGATTCGATGA